aatgatgaatatgcagcctcaAAGATATCTGGAAATGCTTAATTATTAATGCTTCATGGATACACAAGTATTAGGCATGGAGAATTCAATTgcttagatgaaattaggttgaaaAAATGTCTCTATATAGGGGCTTCTAGGTAAACTATTGATCGGGCCAACCTCCAACGATTATGTGGAGCCATGAGGATCAAATCTTACCGATGAGATATAgcccctaccccatttcaaattggggtttGATTGAGCAGGACCATGGCATTTTGGGGCGCCATGGTTCAGACCAGGGGGTTCCCACCacaatcaagaccaaaacaatgctaAAATGGGGTGGGTATCACATGGTAGGACCCATAAAAAGTTGTTCATGGCCTCAAAACTGGAGAATAGACACAAATGGACCTAGAAAGGAAATGAGGGCAGGACACACTAAATTAGGGgcataaacatgaggtgtaaattggatagATGATAATTTACGCACTATGAGAATAAAAAGTATTTGAGGATAGAGAGATTCTTACCTTTTTAGAatagatgtaggaaagtggagttGTTCTTCAATTTGTTGGTTGTGCTGATTGTCCTCTATGATTGCGAGGTTTGTGAAGTAGGATTTCAAGCCAAGAGTGGCTATAAGTAGAAAGAATTCAATCACTAGTAGCTTCAAAGTCAAATCAATGATCCTATATGAGATCTTTTTATCTAAGGCTGGTATAATCCCAATAGAGGCATCAATGATAATTCATTTGTTAAGCTACTTACTTAAAAAAGGTTGAAAACATGGAAAAGCATTGTTGGCCCAATATGGTCGTTGAAAAGAGGAACTAGGTTGTAGAAAGAAGACTTGAAACAAACATGTAAAaacaattggatgggaaaatgggGCATTAATTTGCATGAATGTCCTAATTCACTAATGAGGAGATAAAAAAGTTGGTGTTAGAAGAATTCAAGATTGTGATGTGGACATCGAAAAAAGATTAAAATGTCAAAGAATTCAACTCCACATGGAAGCATGTCAAAAACACATACTTGAGGTTTGCAATTAAAGGAAAGGCTAAAATTGTAATCACACAATTGACGACTAGTTCTCATCATCTTAGATGTAGAATAGGTAGATTGACAACATTGAGAATAAAACTTGCATTTTTTGTAGCAAAGGGCTTGGTTGAAAGTGAATGACACTTCATCATGGAGTGTGCAATGCATGGATTTATCTTAGTCAATTTGATAACAAATTGAAGGTGTTCAATATAAATGAGCTATTTGATGAGCTAAGACTTCACAAAACTATGAGTTTCTTGCTCAAGATCATAATATAATAAccgacattgaaaataatttgaaaatgttttaattTTGCATCTCTTGGGCCCTTAGACTGCTTGGTCTCGTGGACATCattaaaattccttccttcattaaTTCATTAATTCAAGTGGGAGCCTTGTTAACaatgaactaaatacatgaaaccACAACAAGCTTAAAAAAATAGGTTATATCAAGTTGGCACAAAGTGAGGCTGATAGATCAACGAGATTTGGAGGCATAAGTTGCATGGCTTAAGAGACTCCCATCAAAACAAGTCACCTTTTTAAAAAGAAACTTGATGTGATATAATCCTAAAACATGATGATAATAAAGGTTTTGGAAATGGACACATAGAGAGATTATAAATCTCAATAGATAACAAAGTCCAAATTCTTAAGAATTAAACCAACAAAGCTAGAATATTTCAACAAGGCGTACAACACCATTCTTCCTAAcaattaaattattcaatttgtaaaatatcaaaattttaacACTTTACTCTTTCTAATGCTCTACATAAATCCTAATTGATTTCCCCCTTACATACTTAGTTTCCCAAAGCTTAATTCCAATGCCATCAAGCTTATAATTAGTGCAACAACTCTGCATTTAAGGAACATCTCTAATGCATCCAACATTCCTCCATTAAGTTCTCGCAAACAAGAGCCATCACTTCATCCCACACAACTTTTATTGAATAAACCTCATTCTTCACTACTACAAATGTACCTCTAAAACATTTAAATCCTTACCATAGCTCAATTTGTTTCCTTGAATTGTCACACATTTTGTATGAAACAATACATGCACTCCAAATTTGTAAAATCTACATATAATCCAGTCAAAGTATGTGTTAGATCTCCATCCATTCCCAATGAAAATAAAGGTAGAAATTATCCGCTAATTTCATTCTCATCATTAATAGATATTCTCATCATAGGTAGATTCTTTACACTATAATTAATTTTAGTTCACCATAGCTCGGATTTAACCACATTATCTCAAGCCTTGCCGAGAGGAAATTTTTAGTTTGGATTAATGAGTAAACATTATATAGAGGGAAGGGCTCACAACTCTTTCTCATCTTGCTTGTGTAAATTGTGTGGAGTTGGATTGAATCAACAAGTTGACCAAGATAGGGAGAGAGGGTTAGGTAGACAAACCAAGTAAACGAGTCAAGAGAAACAAGTGTTATTAAATAGTTTCTATGCTCGATTCAAGATCCCCCCATTATAGACAGGTAAAAGTAGGGACAAAAAGGGGTGGGCGGGCTTGCAATCTAGGTGGTAGTATGAGTTCCAAGGTGTAGTGGAAAGTGAGAAACCATCATTACCTATGTGTAGTGGAAAGTGAGAGATGTTTCCCACATTTGTCTCAACATCTACTAACATTTTGTCACTACAAGTTCAAAATAAAGGTGAAGGCCATCATGTTATGTTGTGGTTAAGCTATCAATGAGTTGCATATCACTTGCTTTCCACTTGATTCCACTTTCTTTGACCATATACTACATCAAAACTAAAAATATATAACAAAATTAAAACAcaatagaaaataataaaaattcaattgaaattaattaattttaccATCTTACATCCTTCCCAAGCATTCTAGATTGTTGATGCAAGAACTGGATTCCATCCATGTAGCAATATCAATCTTTAGCCCCCACTCCATTAACAACATTTTATAAAAATTACAATCTTTTATGTTTTGTCACTTACCTAGGTAACTATTAATAACTTTTTTAAAAACCACAATTTTAATGTGTTGTCGAACATATCTCCCGCCATAGGAGCTCAAGATACAAGAGCAAAGCCCCAATGGCATTTCTGCGTCGCAAACTCTTGCAAAATGCATAAATTTCTCACCATATCAGGCCCTTGGGTCTTTTTCCGCCAAGCTGGATTCACCTGCAATTTAATCCAGAAAACGAACGGTTCAATTTGGTTCAGGAAGAATCGTTTTCTCCCAAATCCTCTACAAAAAGTCAATTTTCTTTTCCAGGTTTGCTTTCTATAATGCCCTTTTGCTACCCatgttttttaaaaacaaaaatatgttATTACTGTTCAGTTTGATGTTACCCGCAAAAAAAGTGGTCCGGTTTAAGCGTCTTATAAGGGCGATTCGCCCCTTTTCAGAGTTTGACGATGTTTTTTTAAGAGGTACAGATAAGATGGATTTATCATTTTAGATGATTCTTTTTACATAAGCTAAATCATCTGTATTATTTATTCTAGCGTGCTCTTTTATTCATTCAGAATATTGTTTTTATAGAGATTCAGTTTTAGAATTAATTGAATCATCTGTAGTATTAATACATGCTAAAGTTCGTTCATATAAAAAATCTAGATCTTAAAATGATATCCCAAGTTTTAAGTCAAATTCATCTGGAACATAATTTATCAATGTATGCTTATACTTCTACAAAAATGTTTTTATGAAAACTCATTTCTAAAATAAATACTCGAGATTTTGTATTATTGCGTCTGATTTAAGATCTGCAAGAATTTGTTTTATTGCGGGTGAAATATATAACAGTTTAATTGGAGATGTATTCGCCTTCAGCTTTCTTCAAGTTACACGCTTTTACATATTCTTTACATTTTGAATGTAGTTAAAGCCATTTTGTCAGAAAAATCCGCTGGCCATTTCTCATgtcttttgatgttttttgatattCACAATAGCCTTCAGATATCCAATTCATACAGTGATTTTTTCAACATGTTAACTGTAAACAGGTTTGATAAACTTTAGAATTTGCAAGGCTTCCATTGTTGTTTTTATCAGTGTGTTTACTGTGCAACCGCTCTACACAATTTAGTACGTGGGTCGTTTTTACAACATCTACACATTTTCTAGAATTTGTCTATATGGTCTCTGTCATCAGCATTTTAGCAAGTGGATAGTTTTAATTACTATATTTTTACTTCCTCTCTTAGTCTCTTTGGTGTTGGTTAGCTTTGACTCTTCTCTTTGTGTGTCAGCATTCTGTATGGTTTGCAAGGTGCGATATTTGCTTTGTTTTTTCCCTAATGCAAAATGGCCTAGAATCTGCTGTGATTATTTTGTGTTGTCATAGTACTAAATTTATTTCCTTTTTGGCTTGTAGAGAATTACAAGAACTCAATATTGGCCATTTCCCAGATAACGCCAGATAACGGCTTCACTTGTCCAGAAACAATCACAACAATTttcttacccattcatctttcctTTCATTTCAACCATGGCAACTATGGCGAATAATTTCAGCTCTAGCATCCCACAAGGAGTTTCTGATGTGCCCTCAGAGCCTATGAGAACCTTCCAAGTGGTGGTAGCTGCAACATCAGCAATGGGCATTGGAAAGGATGGGAAGCTTCCATGGAAACTACCTTCGGATCTGAAGTTCTTCAAGGAAGTCACATCTCACACTTCAGTTCCTTCAAAGAAGAATGCCATCATAATGGGACGCGGGACATGGGAAAGTATTCCAAACAAGAATCAGCCTCTTCCAGGCCGCTTGAATGTTGTGCTAAGTCGGTCAGGTAGCTTTGACATTGCAACCATGGAGAATGTAGTTATGTGCGGGAGTTTGCATTCAGCTCTTCAGATGCTTGCAGCTCCTCCATATGCTTTGTCTATAGAGACAGTGTTTGTCATTGGAGGTTGTCAGGTTTTTAGGTACACCCATTGCTATCTCAAATGCAGTGGTTTATCTCACAATTTTAGCTTTAGTATGTCATCAGATTGCACTAAAACAGTtccatttatgattttttttcagagGAGCCCTCATTGAACCTAATTGTGATGCAATCCACATCACTGAAATAGAGACTCCATTTGAATGTGACACATTCATGCCTCCCATAGATAAATCTATATTTCGGCCTTGGTATTCATTATCACCCTCTGTGGAAAATGATATTCGATTTTCTTTCTCAACCTATGTTCGATTCGGAAACTCTTCTAGTATGGACACCTTAGTGTCTTCTCAAAGCGTTGACAATGGATCTACAACCAAGAATATTTATGATGGGTTTGAATCTCGGCGATATCAGTTTCTTCCCAAATTCATCTTTGAAAGACATGAGGAGTATTTTTATCTTAGGTTGATACAGGATATCATTTCAAATGGGATTGACAAGGGAGATCGGACAGGAACTGGCACACTGTCAAAGTTTGGTTGTCAGGTTTTTTGTTTCTTATTCTTTTTAGTGAATTAAATTTGCTttgattattgatttattgtttactTATATAACAGAGTTAAATGAATAAACCCTTGAATTTATTAGTCCTATTTCTGATGTTTTAATATCTTTCCAGATGCGCTTTAATCTACGCAAGTGTTTTCCGCTTCTAACAACAAAGGTGATAAGTTGTCTTTGTCCATCTCTATGGGTTAATTTGTTAAAACTCAATCTATTTTGAAGTTATATGTTGTCTTATTGTGATTATATGTTTCAGTCAAAGTTTTCATTTTCCCTCAAAAGACATACAAGAATGATTGCAAGTCCGTTCTGTATATTTTCATGGTTGGAAGTCTGTATTATTGACTGTACTGTTTCATGTATTACCATAGCGAGTTTTCTGGCGTGGAGTGGTTGAGGAACTACTATGGTTCATAAGTGGTTCAACAAATGCAAAGGTAAATTTCAAATTGCTATATACAGTGACATTGAGCTTTCTGAAAAAAATATTCAACTGAATTTAAGATGCATGGAAGTAAATGTGGCAAATGAGGTGAAACTATTCCAAGGATATCTTATATATGCTAGCTGAATGTACTTAATTGACCAATTGACTAGCATGGTAGTTATCTTAAAATATCGAATAAACATGAAAGAATTCTGATTCATTCCTCAATTATAATATCTGTAATTTTACGTTTTTGTATTCTGAGATAAAGTGAACTATCACATTGAAcaacacatttttttttaatacaattaaCCCCATTTTTATCTCATTCTTTATGCACATATTTCTCCTTGCTTTTCTATAAAGAGTTTCTTCATGGTACTTTTCAAGAAGTTTTGCTTTTGTCATTTGAGATTTGGGCTTTGTAGAGAAATTTTCTAATCTGCAACTTACCATTTATTTGGGAATCCATTTGATCATTCTATTTTTTTCATTTGGATTTCATCTGGTATTGTTAGCTTCCATAGTTAGCAAGAGACCTTAGACATAGGGATGGAGATATCATTTTTTAAATAGGGTATGGGACTTTAAGAAGGCTATGgctatatttatattatattcacGAGGTGATATAGGCATCTTTCTCCCAATCCCTAAACGTGAGTGTTTTGGTGTCTATTTTATCATCTATACCTAGGTTGCTAGTCTTCGTATGGGTACATTGGTATGGCTTTTTTTCCTTTGGGTAAGAGTATGGGTTCACACAAACACacgacacagacacagacacagccACACAGACaaacacagacacagacacagacacagacacgcacacacacgcacacatgcACACAGACACAGATACAGACACACGTGcagacatgcacacacacacaacacacacaacacacacacacgtgtacacaacacacaacacatgcACACAacgcacacatgcacacacacacacacgtgcacacacacgcacatgcacatgcacacgcacacgcacacgcacatgcacacacatacacacatgcatgcacacacatacacacatgcatgcacacacatgcacgcacacgcacacgcacacgcacacgcacacacagacacagacacagacacagagACGCAGAcagacacacaaacacacacacacacagagacacacatgcacacacacgcacacaaTACACACAACACACACGCGCGGGCGCACACACATGCGCGGGCGCACACACACATAtcgacacacacacacatgcgcTCACGTGCACACATacgtgcacgcacacacacacccacatgcacacacgcacgcacacacatgcacacacagaCGCACAGACGCACAgacacacgcgcacacacacagatatatacagTAATATTAAAAGAGTAACACTCATTGGCAATAAATGAAATATTTGGATacctcataatttgcaaaaaagaaaatACTGAAAATTCATAGTATAATAATTCAATGATTGTCAAATGTCAATTTTCAATGAAAAATACGATCAATATTCAATAATTTTTATATTGCTCTTCATTGAAAACATCAAACTCAACATTTAGTTCAATGTCATTTGAATCACAAACAACTATAGTGCCACTACCACTAaccatgtggtgcaggagcacccgaGGTTTCTTGATGAATTTTcaaattttggagtgaatgatcctcattgggtcaatgattgaataaaggactattgaagaGTCCAAGAATGTGCTTGAGTTTGTTTTGTAGTTTGTTGGTCATTAATCTTAGCTTGTTTACTCAGTTTTGGCCTATGTGCCTTTGTAAGCTTAAAATGGCATCATATAGCAAAATTGTGTAAaactccttgtaaggcctcataaggctttTAAAAATGTTTATTTGATGGTATgaaaccatcctagggggttaAGAGTGTGAAGATATGCAAAAGTTGTAAAAATGCATTGTGGagtaaaagttgtcatgtttgcttgacaacattttgcaacaatgTGAGCAATTTTTACAAAATGCTCAAATCGGTAGTTAGAGGTCCGATTGGTGGTTGGTTTTGATTGAGTAGGCATATATAAGGCCTCTCAAAATGTTGTAGAAGAGTTGGAGGATCAAAAATTGAATTTCTCAATAAGCAACTTGAAgcaatttcctaattttcacaaaAACTTGTTAATTTGCTTATAGCAGTCCGTACTAGATGGATTAAATTCCGTACTGTACCTTCATGGGTGCTTAGTCTGCGCTGTTGTGGTGCTTAGGAAGTACTTGTGTCATTTCATTATACAGATCTAACTGGTGTTTTGAAATTCTTTCTTGTTTCACTGCTCTCGGCCTGAGTAAAGCAGTTAAGGCCCTAGGAATGGCTCTAACTTGAATTCCCATTGTGTTTTCTCTATGGCCCTTGGGATTTGAGTAATGGAGTCCGTGTACAGTGTATATACAAAGTTTCAAGACCTAGAAGTTGCTTTTGAGCATTTTGAAAGCATGCCCTAGGTGAGCTTTGCCATAGCCCGACTAGGGAACATGACTGTTATTCTTCCTATTTCTTGCAGGGGTGATCAGATTTGATAGAGCCAAGTGTTTGGTATGAAGGAGGGTTGTTGTGCAGAGCCTCAATATGAGTGTGGAGTCCCATAAAACCCTTTGTTGAAAgcacataaaccttaaacccttgaaaagtgccattTTGGGGGCCGTACTTGTATGGACATATCAGACCACCTCATCTCCTAAATCTTGTagagtgtccaaatgggtatccGAATCACCAAAGCTTTTAGAGGGTCCTTTGAAAGTTTTTAGAGCAAATGAGCAAAAACCACGAAgggagggctaaaaggggctcatatGGCTACATGGCCTAAAATATAGGAATCTTGAAGGCGATAAGGAAATGAAAGGGAACAAACTCAAAAGCCATATGAAGGGAATTGACAAACCATCTCAGACCCCTCCTAATCCCTTGCAAGTGAAGGATAATGAATTAGACATGTTGGTGGTTGGACTTACTCATGTGAGTTCTAACCTTGCTTGAGTAACTGGAGCAACTTAAGtggtagagagttctccaaagAAGTTGGGTGTTGGGATTGATTCAAACAAGGAGAGAAGCGCATAAGACAAACAAGGAAGCCCACAATGAGACCTATTCCTAATGTATAGGCCAAATTGCAATGAGACCTATTCCTACCTCATCTGTAGAGATTTCAACAAGTCGTGCAATTGTAACCTTTAAGTTGGCACACTCAGGAGTTAGATCCTAATTCCTTGTCACAGTCTCATTGTATTTAAGTCTCTCATGAGTTATGTGATAAGAGACACAAGTTGGAGTGCACAAAGATCAAACCCTCAACCTTTTTTTGCACCCAATCGGTTGCACTTAACTAAGTGGATAAAAGAGTGGATACTCCTACTCTTTTTAGTCGAAGAACTTGCAACTAGTTGAATTTGCATACAACATATACAATTACAAAacataaattattaattataatatatagtagcaaatgaaaaatgagttaaAATAAAAAGATGCATGTTTGAAAGAGAATTTTTATTACAAGAGGTTGTAAGTGAATTAAGTCTTGATCATGTATGTACCACCATTCAGGAGCTTTTTTTGTATTTGTCTTGAAAAGTGCAAACATCATGATTCTTTGAAGGTGCAAAGTGGCTAAACTCATTCACGACAACACTTTGTATATCTACATTTGGGAATATTCTTTTGAAATGTAGTCCTGTAGCCAACAACAATCTCTTTATCTCTATATGGTGTCACTCTCCTCAACAAAGAAAGTTTCTCTAAGGTATAATATTTCAGAGACAAAGCAAATGCTAGAAGATGCAAGGGTGTGGTCATTTTGTTCCAATAGTCAACAATTATCTTTTGCACccttttgaaaaatgtttttgtgAAGTCATGTTCTTTGGCTTCTATTATGGTTTTTATTTTTTCAACCATGGAGTCCATGCCATTA
This genomic stretch from Cryptomeria japonica chromosome 8, Sugi_1.0, whole genome shotgun sequence harbors:
- the LOC131028859 gene encoding bifunctional dihydrofolate reductase-thymidylate synthase 1-like → MATMANNFSSSIPQGVSDVPSEPMRTFQVVVAATSAMGIGKDGKLPWKLPSDLKFFKEVTSHTSVPSKKNAIIMGRGTWESIPNKNQPLPGRLNVVLSRSGSFDIATMENVVMCGSLHSALQMLAAPPYALSIETVFVIGGCQVFRGALIEPNCDAIHITEIETPFECDTFMPPIDKSIFRPWYSLSPSVENDIRFSFSTYVRFGNSSSMDTLVSSQSVDNGSTTKNIYDGFESRRYQFLPKFIFERHEEYFYLRLIQDIISNGIDKGDRTGTGTLSKFGCQMRFNLRKCFPLLTTKRVFWRGVVEELLWFISGSTNAKVLQEKGIHIWDGNASRDYLDSIGLKEREEGDLGPIYGFQWRHFGARYTDMHADYTGQGFDQLADVIQKIKFNPEDRRIILSAWNPADLKLMALPPCHMFAQFYVAKGELSCQMYQRSCDMGLGVPFNIASYALLTCMIAHVCDLLPGDFIHVLGDAHVYKTHVGPLLEQLQNSPKPFPILKINPEKKDIDSFVASDIELLGYDSHKKIDMKMAV